The proteins below come from a single Halostagnicola larsenii XH-48 genomic window:
- a CDS encoding metallophosphoesterase family protein translates to MVKIGLLADTHIADSRRTENGVSKSNDAVSRLNSENVDWNVHLGDIRPLGPTTSDINWGNWATDNKYYKSDFEVAQNQVLSNLNGDLRIIARGNHDRPLDIYREYFPRDEYPRYGSFEEDGVRHVWLDTHPYQGHHELHQVGAMVSPDQISFLHRLMDDDPDIPTFVYAHAPLAAFDYGDLSAEDWYTDYREYFYCSNAPHVQNVLERGNVVMVNNGHLFNDEGRGSTTVNGVEYVLSRHLVHNSDTNYTGDVRWLDIDTTNNEATCYYYDVGADSSGTITTATW, encoded by the coding sequence ATGGTGAAAATAGGATTGCTCGCCGACACTCATATCGCGGATAGTCGGCGGACGGAGAACGGAGTAAGCAAATCAAATGATGCGGTCAGCAGACTAAATTCCGAGAACGTGGACTGGAACGTTCATCTCGGAGATATTCGGCCACTCGGTCCAACAACCTCTGACATCAACTGGGGCAACTGGGCAACAGATAACAAATATTACAAAAGTGACTTTGAGGTGGCTCAAAATCAAGTCCTTAGCAACCTCAACGGTGACTTGAGAATCATCGCACGCGGTAACCACGATCGACCGCTTGACATCTACCGTGAGTATTTCCCGCGGGACGAGTATCCACGCTATGGGAGTTTTGAGGAAGATGGAGTTAGGCATGTTTGGCTTGATACCCACCCCTATCAGGGCCATCATGAACTCCATCAAGTGGGGGCGATGGTGTCGCCGGACCAAATATCATTCCTGCACCGGTTGATGGACGACGACCCCGATATCCCGACATTCGTCTACGCACACGCCCCACTTGCTGCGTTTGACTATGGCGACCTCTCCGCAGAGGATTGGTACACCGACTACCGAGAGTACTTCTATTGTTCGAATGCGCCACACGTTCAGAATGTCCTCGAGCGCGGAAACGTCGTGATGGTCAATAACGGCCATCTGTTTAATGATGAGGGGCGCGGATCAACGACCGTCAATGGAGTCGAATACGTCCTATCACGCCATCTCGTCCATAACAGCGATACGAACTATACTGGGGACGTGCGATGGCTCGACATTGACACAACAAACAATGAGGCAACATGTTATTACTACGATGTCGGGGCTGACTCGTCGGGGACGATCACGACCGCCACGTGGTAG
- a CDS encoding DUF5805 domain-containing protein translates to MEESVETTRKSVKTYVPEYQKDEWQSHAEELGMSQSEFVRTMVQAGRKGFDSSLEQPRSGDANPGGNGLETRVLELLSSDTYSWDELLETIGDDIEARLEETLSDLQDENRIRYSGRHGGYTVIEDTDGN, encoded by the coding sequence ATGGAAGAGTCGGTCGAAACAACTCGGAAATCCGTAAAGACGTACGTTCCCGAGTACCAGAAAGACGAGTGGCAATCCCACGCCGAAGAGCTCGGCATGAGCCAGAGTGAATTCGTTCGAACGATGGTTCAAGCCGGTCGAAAGGGGTTCGATTCGTCTCTCGAGCAACCCCGTTCTGGGGACGCTAACCCTGGGGGTAACGGCCTCGAAACCCGGGTGCTCGAATTGCTGTCGTCTGACACGTACTCGTGGGACGAACTCCTCGAGACAATCGGCGACGACATCGAAGCGCGACTCGAGGAGACACTCAGCGACCTTCAGGACGAGAACCGAATTCGATACAGCGGTCGCCACGGAGGATATACCGTTATCGAGGATACGGATGGCAACTAA
- a CDS encoding DUF7563 family protein, which produces MSTSTFDQTYRPDNLEEPNADGPPQCQNCGTVVSRDYVRVFSDDPDNQRLQHCWNCKSRTQRY; this is translated from the coding sequence ATGAGCACATCCACGTTCGATCAGACGTATCGGCCAGACAACCTCGAGGAGCCCAACGCAGATGGCCCGCCACAGTGCCAGAACTGCGGCACTGTCGTCTCTCGAGACTACGTCCGCGTCTTCAGTGACGACCCGGACAACCAGCGCCTGCAACACTGCTGGAACTGCAAATCCCGAACGCAGCGATACTAA
- a CDS encoding DUF6884 domain-containing protein has product MFGLIGCSKSKHGEDEPDREFPARDLYDSWLFDGRVRAVEAHCDEWGIFSAEHGFVEPDDLLTWYNTKITDLEPDDRRDLAANVVDDLPETDQLLILMGRDYADPLQAALPDDVEVWDPLEGVQLFDQRGALRDLADRGDPDDA; this is encoded by the coding sequence ATGTTCGGACTCATCGGCTGCAGTAAGTCAAAACACGGGGAAGACGAACCGGACCGTGAGTTCCCGGCTCGAGACCTCTACGACAGCTGGCTCTTCGATGGGCGTGTCCGCGCCGTCGAGGCCCACTGCGACGAGTGGGGAATCTTCTCGGCCGAACACGGATTCGTCGAACCGGACGATCTCCTCACCTGGTACAACACGAAGATCACTGACCTCGAGCCCGACGATCGTCGCGACCTCGCCGCCAACGTCGTCGACGACCTTCCCGAGACAGACCAGCTGCTGATCTTGATGGGGCGCGACTACGCCGACCCGCTCCAGGCTGCGCTGCCAGACGACGTCGAAGTGTGGGATCCGCTCGAGGGCGTGCAACTGTTCGACCAGCGCGGTGCGCTTCGCGACCTCGCCGATCGGGGTGATCCCGACGATGCCTGA
- a CDS encoding phage major capsid protein: MAAPVSQGYSPAAHDGELGNTHEESVARTLARKEFNEDDQERFLSGDATMDKDQYIQRALLNDSVTELDVLFREELETTIIQGAQPRKIFRDAAFIHNATKRKGDIPRVTDESHADVIAQGAEIETGQDGFDTVSFDCQKVARGFEISDEIINESEPDVVEQLAREAGAAVENTINRFGLVNLVDGAGQSFDADVGGTTDASAVQALNGGATEVDMQDFGEANAAIVHPRFEKAIFDDTNVVYANRGGSTEPLQDRQMGSIMGMERWKGSHGTYNGADDTKTLSPDGSWNYQDTDDIGAVAYNRDLFALVLWDDMDLVTKDWEDPIRDLQGSNVRSYVDAVWRQEDGGATVTHSTA, encoded by the coding sequence TTGGCTGCACCCGTCTCGCAGGGCTACTCGCCCGCCGCGCACGACGGCGAACTCGGCAACACGCACGAAGAGAGCGTCGCCCGGACGCTGGCCCGCAAGGAGTTCAACGAGGACGACCAGGAGCGGTTCCTCTCGGGCGACGCGACGATGGACAAGGATCAGTACATCCAGCGCGCACTGCTGAACGACAGCGTCACCGAGCTGGACGTCCTCTTCCGCGAGGAACTCGAGACGACGATCATCCAGGGCGCACAGCCACGGAAGATCTTCCGCGACGCGGCGTTCATCCACAACGCCACCAAGCGCAAGGGAGACATCCCGCGGGTCACTGACGAGAGCCACGCGGACGTCATCGCGCAGGGCGCGGAGATCGAGACCGGACAGGACGGCTTCGACACGGTCAGCTTCGACTGCCAAAAGGTCGCTCGAGGCTTCGAGATCTCCGACGAGATCATCAACGAGTCCGAACCGGACGTCGTCGAGCAGCTCGCTCGCGAGGCCGGCGCGGCAGTCGAGAATACGATCAACCGCTTCGGTCTCGTCAACCTCGTCGACGGCGCTGGACAGTCCTTCGACGCTGATGTCGGCGGGACGACCGACGCGTCTGCAGTCCAGGCGCTCAACGGCGGGGCGACCGAGGTCGACATGCAGGACTTCGGCGAGGCCAACGCGGCGATCGTTCACCCACGGTTCGAGAAGGCGATCTTCGACGACACGAACGTCGTCTACGCCAACCGTGGCGGATCGACCGAGCCGCTGCAGGACCGACAGATGGGGTCCATCATGGGGATGGAGCGCTGGAAGGGGTCGCACGGCACCTACAACGGAGCCGACGACACGAAGACCCTCAGTCCCGATGGCTCCTGGAACTACCAGGATACGGACGACATCGGCGCGGTGGCCTACAATCGAGATCTGTTCGCGCTCGTCCTCTGGGACGACATGGATCTCGTCACGAAGGACTGGGAGGACCCGATCCGCGATCTCCAGGGATCGAACGTGAGGTCTTATGTTGACGCGGTCTGGCGGCAGGAAGACGGCGGCGCGACGGTCACGCACTCGACGGCGTAG
- a CDS encoding Cdc6/Cdc18 family protein, whose amino-acid sequence MIVDHRVLHEDFVPSEIEHRNDELNHLSATLEPVLDDDRPETAFLLGPTGAGKTCTAKYVLDELTNQRPDVQTAYINCWQEFTRFRVHYRLLEEIDQAIDVHRSTPKDQLFKLLREADDEPIVAVLDEIDQHEESETLYDLHRLPHVHLVLIANREEEMFAGFDDRVRSRLRAGTRVYFDRYGTDELVEILSERARQGLEPQVIDDDQIQSIAHTASGDARVGIGILHTAARIAAREGEEQITDEIVETAEPETRNKLRQQIIDDLTEHQRILYDVIEERGEVEPGELYDAYEEIVDDPNTRRTLRNYLSKMTHYDLIESNGDRGGRTYSLVGED is encoded by the coding sequence ATGATCGTCGACCACCGCGTCCTACACGAGGACTTCGTCCCGAGCGAGATCGAACACCGGAACGATGAACTAAATCACCTCTCGGCGACCCTCGAGCCGGTTCTCGACGACGATCGCCCAGAGACGGCGTTCCTGTTGGGGCCGACTGGAGCCGGGAAAACGTGCACCGCGAAGTACGTCCTGGACGAGCTCACCAACCAGCGCCCCGATGTTCAGACCGCGTACATCAACTGTTGGCAGGAGTTCACCCGCTTTCGCGTACACTACCGGCTCCTCGAGGAGATCGACCAGGCCATCGATGTCCATCGATCGACGCCGAAAGATCAGCTGTTCAAACTCCTTCGGGAGGCCGACGACGAGCCGATCGTCGCGGTCCTCGACGAGATCGACCAGCACGAAGAATCGGAAACGCTGTACGACCTCCATCGCTTGCCACACGTCCACCTGGTGTTGATCGCCAATCGCGAGGAAGAGATGTTCGCCGGGTTCGACGACCGCGTTCGCTCGAGACTGCGAGCTGGGACTCGCGTCTACTTCGATCGCTACGGAACTGACGAACTCGTCGAGATCCTCTCCGAGCGAGCCCGGCAGGGGTTAGAACCGCAAGTAATCGATGACGACCAGATTCAGTCGATCGCCCACACCGCATCGGGGGACGCCCGCGTGGGTATCGGAATCCTCCATACGGCTGCCCGGATCGCCGCTCGCGAAGGCGAGGAGCAAATCACCGACGAGATCGTCGAGACCGCAGAGCCAGAGACACGGAATAAGTTGCGCCAGCAGATCATCGATGATTTGACCGAGCACCAGCGCATCCTCTACGACGTCATCGAGGAGCGCGGCGAGGTCGAACCTGGGGAATTATACGACGCGTACGAGGAGATCGTCGACGATCCGAATACTCGGCGCACGCTCCGGAACTACCTCTCGAAGATGACCCACTATGACCTGATAGAATCGAACGGCGACAGAGGAGGGCGGACTTACTCACTCGTCGGCGAAGACTGA
- a CDS encoding plasmid mobilization protein, translating into MSERDKQLTTYVTEEERKQIRVKAAEDGYSGVSGWLRDLALDELEDEEGNPKTPAMVTAD; encoded by the coding sequence ATGAGCGAGCGGGACAAGCAGCTAACGACGTACGTGACTGAAGAGGAACGGAAACAGATTCGTGTGAAGGCTGCAGAAGACGGTTATTCTGGAGTATCAGGCTGGCTTCGGGATCTTGCGCTTGATGAACTGGAGGACGAAGAGGGAAATCCGAAGACACCAGCGATGGTGACGGCTGACTGA
- a CDS encoding PaaX domain-containing protein, whose protein sequence is MPDQFPQEVADLSPGARLVYRALGDGPMTIDEIQTETALSKRSIYNCTSALEDVDVIEVRTDVSDARKRLYVRT, encoded by the coding sequence ATGCCTGACCAGTTCCCCCAGGAAGTCGCCGACCTCTCTCCTGGGGCGAGACTCGTGTACCGCGCCCTCGGGGACGGGCCGATGACGATCGACGAAATCCAAACGGAAACAGCGCTGTCGAAACGCAGTATTTACAACTGCACATCGGCACTCGAAGATGTTGACGTGATAGAAGTTCGAACAGACGTATCCGATGCACGGAAACGTTTGTATGTCCGGACCTAA
- a CDS encoding primase-helicase zinc-binding domain-containing protein, translated as MLSEEGKILPRRTKARLLVGKFLITMGYKIWPEEFFESVQREELVQMSERIDGVECSVNADAGLSPCPHCGRSDKVREEPEAGYWICKRCGEPGSGPGDDINWWRNDPDSQWYVGPDAQDAQHADQPNGGDN; from the coding sequence ATGCTGAGTGAGGAAGGAAAGATCCTACCCCGAAGGACGAAAGCGCGCCTACTGGTCGGGAAATTCCTCATAACGATGGGGTACAAGATCTGGCCCGAGGAGTTCTTCGAGAGCGTTCAACGCGAGGAACTCGTACAAATGTCCGAGAGGATCGACGGTGTTGAGTGTTCAGTAAATGCAGATGCGGGACTATCGCCTTGCCCACACTGCGGACGCTCTGACAAAGTGAGGGAAGAGCCAGAGGCCGGTTACTGGATATGTAAGCGGTGCGGAGAGCCAGGATCAGGCCCAGGAGACGACATCAACTGGTGGCGGAACGATCCCGATTCGCAGTGGTATGTAGGGCCGGACGCACAGGACGCACAGCACGCCGACCAACCCAACGGAGGAGATAACTGA
- a CDS encoding terminase small subunit translates to MTELTSIDGVGPAIAEQLEAAGFETADDVLSSTVDELADVHMIGESSAESILEGDDDGTRGRPSKLEDHWDDIMDAAKVGMSKKGIARTVGIDESTLHDWENKDAKFSESLKRARAVGERRLITSGLYDEDVDTGMARFLLERSYLYVKTEKQEVDLTEERELSFSDEERQKLAGAFEGNPET, encoded by the coding sequence ATGACCGAACTCACATCTATCGACGGCGTCGGCCCGGCGATAGCGGAGCAACTCGAGGCGGCTGGCTTCGAGACCGCCGACGACGTCCTCTCTTCGACCGTCGACGAGCTGGCCGACGTCCACATGATCGGGGAGTCCTCCGCCGAGTCGATCCTCGAGGGGGACGACGACGGCACCCGTGGCCGGCCTTCGAAGCTCGAGGACCACTGGGACGACATCATGGACGCGGCCAAAGTCGGCATGTCGAAGAAAGGAATCGCTCGGACTGTCGGCATCGACGAGTCCACGCTTCACGACTGGGAAAACAAGGACGCCAAATTTTCCGAGTCGCTCAAACGCGCGCGAGCTGTTGGCGAGCGGCGACTCATCACGTCCGGCCTCTACGACGAGGACGTCGACACCGGGATGGCGCGGTTCCTCCTCGAGCGGTCGTATCTGTACGTCAAGACGGAGAAACAGGAGGTCGACCTCACCGAAGAGCGCGAACTCAGCTTCTCTGATGAGGAACGCCAGAAACTCGCGGGGGCCTTCGAGGGCAACCCAGAGACATGA
- a CDS encoding minichromosome maintenance protein MCM has translation MPQTQSDDKSKPLADRLGDFLRRYYSEEIKELAQHYPKESRSLEVDYDDVYTFDPTIADDVLSQPEQLQRYLEEALRVYDLPIDISLGQAHVRVHNLPPEYTYYPGEFSPSKHLGSYRGIRGEVTKATDVYPKVEEAAFECKLCGTLNRIPQSDSDFQEPHECQGCERQGPFRVNFDQSEFVDAQKLRIKVPPELADGAGQKIDAFVEDDICGEATIGDRVVVSGTIHFNQETSGNKKKAKFDPYLEGEHISIEETDQQDLDVSAEERSRIEDLANGAEGPPLEVAAESLSTKVFGYDTEKMALILAMVSGDRVEYADGDSDRSNIHVLLIGDPGTAKSKLIARAQDLGWRTVGVTSRRATGPGLTVAAEQDDFGDGDWTLKAGAFVKANGGTVCVDELDDMKPDVRASMLEPMSNQKINASLAGETATFQTEAAVIAAGNPRDGRFDPYEPIPDQFDFRSDLLSRFDLIFTVQDVPDQDDDREIADHVLDSRDAAKRDEQGLEVNDEIEPPVDPEIFRKWIAVAKQQPAPPFASDSVKETLRSSFLELRRLYDVKDNSPVPVTFRKLEDVVRVAEAIAKFELSEVITERHARICTEIVGSSMEDIGKNEDGEFDADVVESGSSKSQKDRMRVIRDFICDAQDEAEDSMVAIDSVTSSLEDSHDYDPHRVESDITKMMNKHGTAIEPQTGYVRFIGGR, from the coding sequence ATGCCACAAACTCAATCCGACGACAAATCGAAACCTCTCGCCGATCGCCTTGGAGACTTCCTCCGACGGTACTACAGCGAGGAGATCAAGGAACTCGCACAGCACTATCCAAAAGAGAGCCGATCCCTCGAGGTCGACTACGATGACGTCTACACGTTCGATCCGACGATCGCCGATGACGTCCTCTCGCAACCGGAGCAACTGCAACGCTACCTCGAGGAGGCGCTTCGCGTGTACGACCTCCCGATCGACATCTCACTCGGGCAGGCCCACGTACGCGTCCATAACCTCCCGCCGGAGTACACGTACTATCCAGGCGAGTTCTCGCCCTCGAAACACCTCGGATCCTACCGAGGCATCCGTGGGGAGGTGACGAAAGCGACCGACGTCTATCCGAAAGTCGAAGAGGCGGCGTTCGAGTGCAAACTCTGCGGAACGCTCAACCGAATCCCCCAATCAGACTCGGACTTCCAGGAACCGCACGAGTGCCAGGGCTGTGAACGACAGGGGCCGTTCCGGGTCAACTTCGACCAGTCGGAGTTCGTCGACGCACAAAAACTCCGCATCAAGGTCCCGCCGGAGCTCGCCGACGGCGCCGGCCAGAAAATCGATGCGTTCGTCGAGGACGACATCTGTGGCGAGGCGACGATCGGCGATCGCGTCGTCGTCTCCGGGACGATCCACTTCAACCAGGAGACCTCGGGGAACAAGAAGAAAGCCAAGTTCGATCCCTACCTCGAGGGCGAACACATCTCGATAGAGGAGACTGACCAACAGGATCTCGACGTCTCCGCCGAAGAGCGCTCCCGGATCGAGGACCTCGCCAATGGCGCAGAAGGCCCGCCGCTCGAGGTCGCTGCAGAAAGTCTCTCGACGAAGGTGTTCGGCTACGACACCGAAAAGATGGCGCTGATCCTCGCGATGGTCTCGGGCGATCGAGTCGAGTACGCTGACGGTGACTCGGATCGGTCCAACATCCACGTCCTCCTGATCGGCGACCCGGGAACAGCGAAGTCGAAGCTGATCGCCCGCGCCCAGGACCTCGGCTGGCGTACCGTCGGTGTCACGAGCCGCCGGGCAACTGGCCCGGGCCTCACGGTCGCAGCTGAACAGGACGATTTCGGCGATGGTGACTGGACGCTCAAGGCCGGCGCGTTCGTCAAGGCCAACGGCGGCACGGTTTGCGTCGACGAGCTCGACGACATGAAGCCCGACGTCCGGGCGTCGATGCTCGAGCCGATGAGCAACCAGAAGATCAACGCCTCACTGGCGGGGGAAACGGCTACCTTCCAGACCGAGGCCGCAGTGATCGCCGCCGGCAACCCCCGGGACGGCCGCTTCGATCCCTACGAACCCATCCCGGATCAGTTCGACTTCCGGTCGGACCTCCTCTCACGGTTCGACCTCATCTTCACCGTCCAGGACGTTCCCGACCAGGACGACGATCGGGAGATCGCCGACCACGTTCTGGACTCTCGCGACGCCGCAAAGCGAGATGAGCAAGGCCTCGAGGTCAACGACGAGATCGAGCCGCCAGTCGACCCTGAGATCTTCCGGAAGTGGATCGCCGTCGCGAAACAACAACCAGCGCCACCGTTCGCATCGGATAGCGTTAAGGAGACGCTCCGGAGTAGCTTCCTCGAACTGCGTCGCCTCTACGACGTGAAGGACAACTCCCCGGTTCCGGTTACCTTCCGGAAGCTCGAGGACGTCGTCCGCGTCGCCGAGGCCATCGCGAAGTTCGAGCTCTCGGAGGTCATCACGGAACGTCACGCACGCATCTGCACCGAGATCGTGGGTTCGTCGATGGAGGATATCGGCAAGAACGAGGACGGGGAGTTCGACGCCGACGTCGTAGAGTCGGGATCGTCTAAGAGTCAGAAGGATCGAATGCGGGTGATTCGGGACTTCATCTGTGATGCCCAGGATGAAGCTGAAGACAGTATGGTCGCGATCGATTCCGTGACTTCCTCACTCGAAGACAGCCACGACTACGATCCCCACCGTGTCGAGTCCGACATCACGAAGATGATGAACAAGCACGGCACGGCGATCGAGCCCCAGACTGGCTACGTTCGGTTCATCGGGGGTCGGTAA